A genomic window from Centroberyx gerrardi isolate f3 chromosome 14, fCenGer3.hap1.cur.20231027, whole genome shotgun sequence includes:
- the LOC139926877 gene encoding uncharacterized protein LOC139926877 produces MDGVPCSWSTTRAHESFSRSRSAADTLSRLAKLMARAEQRQDSRSQRQHSAHPSSCVCRECGKGFPDTTELLRHQEVKHALPKPHQCLSCGKEFSLLSSLQLHKCARDSSPCELCHGEPRLGAPCPACKTGAVDPDRPQDKSPHRQPHLLDSSPYACAPCGRGFSQKQALLYHQQAGCSEPPSPLTVDDASSPLADSPPVSEAGSTLSDSSDTPGPSSRGDMPCPFCSRIFRTVAGLQRHKRTTHAEELLTPPRAQKTKGEGTGGREGGNSKVNGNSIDRPKSKQKLLSCRSCEMVFRSTAKLYLHRKEKHSREKNIRREPRPVITKHRKRDTYPCQVCGRVFLHHLSRLAHSKQHAASTFTVIKTESPSPENTAKDSKLSDKKPNKLKTSLTDNKIVRAGPGRPSKKVARLEEEFDDPGSCREVPEVEEEVDREFPCPSCAEVFSLQSELRDHVELHQSSVRRRQCSVCAQEMDTSKGPGSKRQRLYHCVPCQQGFSALDTFLKHCQDHLRIRVEEDCISENYNQLGNKN; encoded by the coding sequence atggatggagtcCCTTGCAGTTGGAGCACCACAAGAGCGCATGAGTCTTTCAGCCGCTCCCGTTCCGCAGCAGACACCTTGTCCAGGCTCGCCAAATTGATGGCACGGGCCGAACAGAGGCAGGACAGCCGGAGCCAGAGGCAGCACTCAGCCCACCCGTCCTCGTGTGTTTGTCGAGAATGTGGCAAGGGCTTCCCCGACACGACAGAACTGTTGCGCCACCAAGAGGTAAAACATGCATTGCCCAAGCCTCACCAATGCCTCTCCTGTGGGAAGGAgttctcccttctgtcttccttACAGCTGCACAAGTGCGCTCGTGATTCCTCCCCCTGCGAGCTTTGTCACGGAGAACCGCGGCTCGGCGCTCCGTGTCCCGCCTGTAAGACTGGAGCCGTGGATCCCGACAGGCCCCAGGACAAGTCACCTCACCGCCAGCCCCACCTCCTGGACAGTAGCCCCTACGCCTGCGCCCCCTGTGGGAGAGGCTTCAGCCAGAAACAGGCCCTGCTCTACCATCAGCAGGCTGGTTGTAGTGAACCACCTTCCCCACTGACTGTAGACGATGCCAGTAGCCCTCTAGCTGATTCTCCACCTGTTTCTGAGGCAGGCTCCACCCTCTCAGACTCCTCAGACACCCCGGGGCCCAGCAGTAGAGGGGACATGCCGTGCCCATTCTGTTCCAGAATCTTCCGCACAGTGGCTGGACTGCAACGCCACAAGCGGACCACCCATGCGGAGGAGCTGCTGACACCACCAAGGGCACAGAAAACCAAAGGAGAAGGAACTggtggaagggaaggagggaattCTAAGGTGAATGGAAATTCAATTGATAGGCCTAAATCCAAACAGAAGCTGTTAAGCTGTCGCTCCTGCGAGATGGTTTTCAGGAGCACCGCCAAGCTGTACTTGcacaggaaagagaaacacagcagGGAGAAGAACATTAGGAGAGAGCCGAGGCCGGTCATCACCAAACACAGGAAGAGGGACACGTATCCGTGTCAGGTCTGTGGCAGAGTCTTCCTCCATCATTTGTCACGTTTGGCACATTCCAAACAGCATGCAGCCTCAACCTTCACCGTCATAAAGACAGAAAGCCCGTCTCCGGAAAATACCGCCAAAGACTCCAAGTTATCAGACAAGAAACCAAATAAACTAAAAACCAGCCTAACAGATAACAAGATTGTTAGGGCTGGCCCAGGGAGGCCTAGCAAGAAGGTGGCCAGATTAGAGGAGGAGTTTGATGATCCAGGGAGTTGCAGGGAAGTGCCTgaagtagaggaggaggtggataGAGAGTTCCCATGCCCATCCTGTGCAGAGGTGTTCTCCCTCCAGTCGGAGCTGAGGGACCACGTGGAGCTCCACCAGTCCTCTGTGAGGAGGAGGCAGTGCAGTGTGTGCGCCCAGGAGATGGACACCAGCAAAGGGCCGGGGTCGAAGAGACAGAGGCTGTACCACTGTGTGCCCTGCCAGCAGGGTTTCTCAGCACTGGACACTTTCCTGAAACACTGCCAGGACCACCTCCGAATCAGGGTGGAGGAGGACTGCATCTCCGAGAACTACAATCAACTTGGCAACAAAAACTAA
- the tbc1d22b gene encoding TBC1 domain family member 22B produces the protein MATENRINFWRRNAKVPGRFPKDTPKPTFNNLKSKKASSFHEFARSTNDAWDIDDEEDEDFLGAPAPPSSLPSGLHSSSTHHQSSQQQQNEAGEPEGRMSDRLAPPRAEGHDLQEVQEEETEGELVNGRVVKSSSEAHLNTSSVRSSLQKQQSLPVRPIIPLVARISDQNASGAPPMTVREKSRLDKFKQLLASPNTDLEELRKHSWSGIPREVRPITWRLLSGYLPANMERRELVLKRKRDEYFGFIEQYYHSRTDEHYKDTYRQIHIDIPRTNPLIPLFQQPAVQEVFERILFIWAIRHPASGYVQGINDLVTPFFVVFLSEFVQEDVENFEVAALPLDTQRNIEADSFWCMSKLLDGIQDNYTFAQPGIQNKVKALEELVSRIDEDIHGHFKKYEVEYLQFAFRWMNNLLMRELPLRCTIRLWDTYQAEAEGFSHFHLYVCAAFLIEWRKEILSMIDFQGLLMLLQNLPTIHWGNEEVGLLLAEAYRLKYMFADAPNHYKR, from the exons ATGGCCACCGAGAACAGGATCAATTTTTGGAGGAGAAATGCAAAGGTTCCCGGAAG gtTTCCCAAGGACACCCCGAAGCCTACATTCAACAACCTCAAGTCTAAGAAGGCCTCTAGTTTCCATGAGTTCGCCCGCAGCACCAACGATGCCTGGGACATCGACGATGAGGAGGACGAGGATTTCCTCGGGGCCCCCGCCCCCCCTTCATCACTGCCATCAGGCCTGCACTCCTCATCCACACATCACCAG tcctctcagcagcagcagaatgaggCTGGTGAGCCAGAAGGCCGGATGTCAGACAGACTGGCCCCTCCCAGGGCAGAAGGTCATGACCTCcaggaggtgcaggaggaggagacggagggcGAACTGGTCAACGGCAGGGTGGTCAAGTCCAGTAGTGAGGCCCACCTCAACACATCCTCAG TTCGCTCCTCACTGCAGAAGCAGCAGTCTCTCCCAGTCCGTCCCATCATCCCGCTGGTCGCCCGCATCTCGGACCAGAACGCCTCGGGGGCGCCGCCCATGACGGTGCGAGAGAAGAGCCGACTGGACAAATTCAAACAGCTGCTGGCTAGTCCCAACACTGACCTAG AGGAACTCCGGAAGCACAGCTGGTCAGGCATACCAAGAGAGGTCCGGCCAATCACATGGAGACTTCTCTCT GGCTACCTGCCGGCCAATATGGAGCGCAGAGAGCTGGTgctaaagaggaagagagacgagTACTTTGGCTTCATAGAGCAGTATTACCACTCCAGAACAGACGAGCACTAtaaagacacatacagacag ATCCACATTGACATTCCAAGGACCAACCCTCTGATTCCCCTGTTCCAGCAGCCCGCAGTACAAGAG GTGTTTGAGCGCATCCTGTTTATCTGGGCGATCCGTCACCCAGCCAGCGGTTACGTCCAGGGGATCAATGACCTGGTCACGCCCTTCTTTGTCGTCTTCCTTTCTGAGTTTGTCC AAGAGGATGTGGAGAACTTTGAGGTGGCAGCGCTGCCTCTGGACACCCAGAGAAACATCGAGGCCGACAGCTTCTGGTGTATGAGCAAGCTGCTGGATGGAATACAG GACAACTACACCTTTGCTCAGCCTGGGATCCAGAACAAAGTGAAGGCTTTGGAGGAGCTGGTCAGCAGAATAGATG aggACATCCACGGTCATTTCAAGAAGTATGAAGTGGAGTACCTGCAGTTTGCTTTCCGGTGGATGAACAATCTGCTGATGAGGGAGCTACCGCTTCGCTGCACTATCCGACTCTGGGACACCTACCAG GCTGAAGCAGAGGGCTTCTCCCACTTCCACCTGTACGTCTGTGCTGCTTTCCTCATAGAGTGGCGCAAAGAAATCCTCTCCATGATCGACTTTCAG GGCCTTCTGATGCTACTGCAGAACCTTCCCACAATCCACTGGGGCAATGAGGAAGTGGGTCTCCTCCTGGCTGAAGCCTACAGACTGAAATATATGTTCGCAGACGCACCCAACCACTACAAGAGATAG